One Phaseolus vulgaris cultivar G19833 chromosome 11, P. vulgaris v2.0, whole genome shotgun sequence genomic window carries:
- the LOC137809545 gene encoding uncharacterized protein: MDTQDSYMGISGEIDLWDGLDDVDMEQSITYNALDNEDMTHKCIEAFTTNEVFRDRDELLEWARSVDYSCGFVIVILRSDTWTGQRGRMTFVLLGCERGGRYRRYKKDVDISGTGSRKCECPFRLRGKPVKGGQWWMVELICRSHNHDLAETMVGHPYAGRLSVEEKVMVEDMTKTSVKARNILLTMKERNEKNVTTIKQV, translated from the exons ATGGATACACAAGACTCATACATGGGAATTTCAGGAGAGATTGATTTGTGGGATGGATTAGACGATGTTGATATGGAGCAGTCAATAACTTACAATGCGTTAGATAATGAAGATATGACACATAAGTGTATTGAGGCATTTACTACAAATGAG GTATTTCGTGATCGAGATGAGTTGTTAGAGTGGGCGAGAAGTGTTGATTATAGTTGTGggtttgttattgttatattaagGTCAGATACATGGACGGGCCAACGAGGAAGGATGACATTCGTATTATTAGGTTGTGAGAGAGGAGGTAGATACCGACGGTATAAAAAAGACGTAGATATAAGTGGAACGGGAAGTAGGAAGTGTGAGTGTCCTTTCAGATTGCGAGGCAAACCAGTCAAAGGTGGTCAATGGTGGATGGTTGAATTAATTTGTAGATCTCACAATCATGATTTGGCAGAGACAATGGTAGGTCATCCATATGCTGGAAGGTTAAGTGTAGAGGAAAAGGTTATGGTGGAGGATATGACTAAAACTTCAGTGAAGGcaagaaatattttactaacaatgaaagagagaaatgagaagaatgTGACGACGATAAAGCAAGTTTAG
- the LOC137809553 gene encoding uncharacterized protein: MDSTYKTNKYRMPLLEVVGITSTGLTFSVAFCLLAAEKENNFLWALDRLKGLFLRIDSYPRVVVCDRDIALMNAVRIVFPEAYNLLCQFHIDKNVKAKCKMLVHPREAWDQVMQAWGSVVDCDIVEAFEDRVNAFQVVCSPWPIFFDYVMDTWLRPHKEKFVKAWTDKVIHLGNTTSNRVEAAHWSLKRILQNSMGDLCFCWDSINKMIILQHNAIKASFQKSLNVVGHRFKVTAYKKLLGFMSKYALNLISEELDRVKLVGFDKNRCGCALTCTHGLPCACQLASFGVGSIPLKSVHVMWNRLSFEDIASEQCSSELSIDKEFEVIAKRFKELDVASKVNIKTKLQEIAFPEKTSINAPHAKVKTKGAVKMARPTKFMRSTKRMPSYFEHVDFLHSQEDSCSTKKSMEGHLPQILPPKSIPFFDQFPAGYHPYILDVVDIKADGHCGYRAVAAELGMGEESWAVVRMNLLKELSEWRQEYVELFGGDERYEYLKKSLLVDHMSMAGTDKWMTIPDMGYVIANRYNAILVSLSMIQSLTIFLLRTQPPSNFTQHRIIAIGHIHGNHFVQVKLKAGCPIPPKIYCGHRIVILQPNLGQHTTLAGCKERVKCHCDCGFLAYVSKVGRSETYKLKTLKAEHNRGRFFNSKNERSKWVAKELRSCNKVKLSEIMDDMRFKYATFITMFVAWREREFAKGMIHGEANSEFNML, encoded by the exons ATGGATAGTACgtacaaaacaaacaagtataGGATGCCTTTACTTGAGGTTGTTGGGATTACATCAACTGGTTTGACTTTTTCCGTTGCATTTTGTTTACTAGCAgcagaaaaggaaaacaatTTTTTGTGGGCCCTTGATAGACTTAAAGGATTGTTTTTGAGAATTGATTCATACCCTAGGGTGGTAGTATGTGATAGAGATATTGCCTTAATGAATGCAGTGAGAATCGTGTTTCCTGAAGCTTATAATTTGCTATGTCAAtttcacattgataaaaatgtgaaagcaaaatgtaaaatgttggtGCATCCAAGGGAGGCTTGGGATCAAGTAATGCAAGCTTGGGGATCTGTTGTGGATTGTGATATTGTTGAGGCCTTTGAAGATCGTGTCAACGCTTTTCAAGTTGTTTGTTCTCCATGGCCTATATTTTTTGATTATGTGATGGATACATGGTTACGTCCACACAAAGAAAAATTTGTGAAGGCATGGACAGATAAGGTAATACACTTAGGAAACACAACAAGTAACAGGGTTGAGGCGGCACACTGGAGCCTAAAGAGAATTCTTCAAAATTCTATGGGGGATTTATGTTTCTGTTGGGATTCGATCAATAAGATGATTATTTTACAACATAATGCAATCAAAGCTTCATTCCAAAAAAGTCTTAATGTGGTGGGACATCGATTTAAGGTTACTGCTTACAAAAAATTGTTAGGTTTTATGTCAAAATATGCTTTGAACCTTATTTCTGAAGAGCTTGATAGGGTCAAATTAGTGGGGTTTGATAAAAATCGGTGTGGATGTGCTCTTACATGTACTCATGGTCTTCCGTGTGCGTGTCAATTGGCTTCATTTGGTGTGGGTAGCATACCACTTAAATCAGTACATGTCATGTGGAATCGATTAAGCTTTGAAGATATTGCAAGTGAACAATGTTCATCTGAGTTGTCAATTGACAAAGAGTTTGAGGTGATCGCGAAGCGGTTCAAAGAGTTGGATGTTGCAAGTAAGGTTAACATCAAAACTAAATTGCAAGAGATAGCCTTTCCAGAGAAGACATCTATTAACGCACCACATGCTAAGGTGAAAACAAAAGGTGCTGTAAAGATGGCTCGTCCTACGAAATTCATGAGATCAACTAAACGAATGCCTTCTTATTTTGAACATGTGGATTTCTTACACTCGCAAGAGGATAGTTGTTCGACTAAAAAATCTATGGAAGGACACTTACCACAAATTCTACCACCAAAATCCATTCCTTTCTTTGATCAGTTCCCTGCAGGGTATCATCCATACATTCTTGATGTTGTGGACATTAAGGCTGATGGTCATTGTGGGTACCGTGCTGTTGCTGCCGAATTGGGCATGGGAGAGGAGTCATGGGCTGTTGTTCGAatgaatttgttaaaagaacTAAGTGAATGGAGACAAGAATATGTTGAACTGTTTGGTGGTGATGAACGATATGAATACTTGAAGAAGTCACTTCTAGTTGACCACATGTCTATG GCAGGAACAGATAAGTGGATGACAATTCCAGATATGGGATACGTTATTGCTAATCGGTACAATGCTATTTTGGTTTCATTGTCCATGATACAATCATTGACTATCTTTCTGTTAAGAACCCAACCACCAAGTAACTTCACTCAACACCGAATCATTGCAATTGGGCACATCCATGGAAATCATTTTGTCCAG GTGAAGTTGAAAGCTGGTTGTCCTATTCCACCTAAGATATATTGTGGGCATCGCATTGTTATCCTACAGCCCAATCTTGGTCAACATACTACACTAGCCGGATGCAA GGAGAGGGTGAAATGTCACTGTGATTGTGGGTTTTTGGCTTATGTGAGTAAAGTGGGTAGGAGTGAAACCTACAAATTAAAGACTTTGAAAGCAGAGCACAACCGTGGAAGGTTTTTCAACAGCAAAAATGAGAGATCTAAGTGGGTTGCAAAAGAGTTAAGATCTTGCAACAAGGTAAAGTTAAGTGAGATAATGGATGATATGAGGTTCAAATATGCAACATTTATAACCATGTTTGTGGCATGGAGGGAAAGAGAGTTTGCTAAAGGAATGATTCATGGGGAGGCTAATAGTGAGTTCAACATGTTATAG
- the LOC137829784 gene encoding cysteine-rich receptor-like protein kinase 25 yields MGMKTTKMMIPIRVVLSFMLLLFITASAQVPIYMNNFCDNSTSVSPSYKANVDTFLSWVTTDSYKGDGYNYTTVNNNNHNNDDDAVYGLYSCRYDITGYFCQFCITTASKELSQRCPNTVRGIIWYDVCIIRYSNQNFIGKVSLTPIWNTTGTRKIKDSSEVKKAEDSMQSLIRKATVESKTFWAVEEFEWIDNEKRYGWVQCDRVIENDECGECLHATLDIFPECCSTNVQWAIFGPSCSIRMDDQNLYQNSGNGGISSKSRKLIISFSVLGAIALLCFSVYCFWYRKRVRKDKMMLDEEKLNGDLPTIPLIAVLHSTNNFSEAFKLGEGGFGPVYKGILPDGRQIAVKRLSKFSGQGSQEFKNEVMFIAKLQHRNLVRLLGCCLEENEKILVYEYMCNSSLDFHLFGDDEKRKQLGWRLRLSIINGIARGILYLHEDSRLKVIHRDLKASNVLLDDEMNPKISDFGLARAFEIGQNQANTKRVVGTYGYMAPEYAMEGLFSVKSDVFSFGVLVLEIICGRKNSGFHRAEHGQSLLLYAWSIWCAGKCLELMDPALIKSFIASEVVKCLHIGLLCVQQDAADRPTMSTVVLMLGSESMALPKPNHPAFSVGKLTSKEASASRSTKNLSINDVTVSTDLAR; encoded by the exons ATGGGgatgaaaacaacaaaaatgATGATCCCTATTAGGGTTGTTCTTAGCTTCATGCTCCTCCTTTTCATCACAGCAAGTGCTCAAGTTCCAATTTACATGAACAATTTTTGTGACAACTCAACTTCTGTTAGCCCTTCATACAAAGCCAACGTTGACACCTTCCTCTCATGGGTAACCACAGACTCATACAAAGGAGATGGATACAACTACACCACTGTAAATAACAACAACCACAACAATGATGATGATGCTGTTTATGGATTGTACAGCTGCAGATACGATATCACAGGGTATTTTTGCCAGTTCTGCATCACCACTGCTTCAAAGGAACTCTCTCAAAGGTGTCCCAACACTGTAAGAGGTATCATATGGTATGATGTATGCATCATCCGTTACTCAAACCAAAATTTCATTGGCAAAGTTAGTTTAACCCCAATATGGAACACTACCGGAACCAGAAAAATCAAG GACTCATCAGAAGTTAAGAAAGCTGAGGATTCTATGCAGAGTTTGATCAGAAAAGCAACTGTAGAGAGCAAGACATTTTGGGCAGTGGAAGAGTTTGAATGGATTGACAATGAGAAAAGATATGGTTGGGTGCAGTGTGATAGAGTTATTGAAAATGATGAGTGTGGTGAGTGCTTGCATGCAACGTTAGACATATTTCCAGAGTGTTGTTCCACAAATGTACAGTGGGCAATTTTTGGTCCAAGCTGTAGCATCAGGATGGATGATCAAAATCTCTACCAGAATTCAG GTAACGGAGGTATTAGTAGTAAGTCAAGAAAGTTGATAATTTCCTTTAGTGTGTTGGGTGCTATAGCTCTACTATGTTTCAGTGTCTACTGCTTCTGGTACAggaaaagagtaagaaaag ATAAGATGATGCTTGATGAGGAAAAATTGAATGGAGATCTGCCTACAATACCACTAATAGCAGTTCTACATAGTACTAATAACTTTTCAGAAGCATTTAAATTAGGGGAAGGTGGATTTGGCCCCGTTTACAAG GGAATTCTACCAGATGGAAGACAAATTGCAGTGAAAAGGCTCTCAAAATTTTCTGGTCAGGGCTCACAGGAGTTCAAGAATGAAGTAATGTTTATAGCTAAATTGCAGCATCGTAACCTTGTGAGACTTTTGGGGTGCTGCTTGGAGGAAAATGAAAAGATACTAGTATATGAGTATATGTGTAATTCAAGCCTCGACTTTCACCTCTTTGGTG ATGATGAGAAGAGAAAACAACTTGGTTGGAGACTAAGATTAAGCATTATCAATGGAATAGCAAGAGGTATTTTATATCTTCATGAGGACTCTCGACTCAAAGTAATTCATAGAGATCTCAAAGCTAGCAATGTTCTATTAGACGATGAGATGAATCCCAAGATATCAGATTTTGGATTGGCCAGGGCATTTGAAATAGGACAGAACCAAGCCAATACAAAACGTGTAGTGGGAACCTA TGGATACATGGCTCCAGAGTATGCTATGGAAGGATTATTTTCTGTGAAATCAGATGTTTTCAGCTTTGGAGTTCTTGTCCTAGAAATCATATGTGGAAGAAAGAACAGTGGATTCCATCGAGCAGAGCATGGTCAAAGTCTTCTTTTATAT GCTTGGAGCATATGGTGTGCAGGAAAATGTTTGGAATTGATGGATCCAGCACTGATAAAATCCTTCATAGCTAGTGAGGTTGTCAAGTGCTTACACATTGGATTGCTGTGTGTTCAACAAGATGCAGCAGATAGACCAACCATGTCTACGGTTGTTCTAATGCTAGGTAGTGAATCAATGGCCCTTCCAAAACCCAATCACCCTGCATTTTCTGTTGGAAAATTGACCTCTAAAGAAGCATCAGCTTCAAGAAGTACCAAGAATCTTTCTATTAATGATGTAACAGTCTCAACTGATTTAGCAAGGTGA